A stretch of Pirellulales bacterium DNA encodes these proteins:
- a CDS encoding polysaccharide biosynthesis/export family protein gives MSVAPNTPHSTRSPRAALSALAIGVVVLAAGCAAVTNPVAHGIPVRILPEELKAASREGFEQTPLTALRQAPPDEYLLDAGDTLGVYVEGILGEAEAPPPVNLPDAPELPPSIGYPFPIRSDGTISLPYVGSIKVAGMPVADAEKQVVDAYLKKEILRPDDQRILVSLLRSRTIRVLVMREDSPNNQVSLQNQSLLGLGTTTTTIGGGRRSSGEVVELPAYQNDVLSALARTGGLPGLESNQEVVIQRGYWAPSQGGDAAAALLADSTRGGEPSRTIRIPLRIRPGEPLPFRPEDVILKTGDIVSVRGRDPEFYYTGGLLVSGEYPLPNNYDLTVVEAVLKARGPLLNGGINTNNLNGAIVGAGIGNPSPNLITVLRRMPGGGQAMIRVDIDEALRDPRQDLLVQAEDVLILQETPDQAITRYMTQVFQFNFFGRLINRSDAQGSVSASAP, from the coding sequence ATGTCCGTCGCTCCTAACACGCCGCATTCGACCAGATCGCCGCGAGCTGCGCTCAGCGCGCTCGCGATCGGCGTCGTCGTGCTTGCGGCAGGGTGTGCGGCGGTGACCAATCCGGTGGCCCACGGCATTCCGGTGCGGATCCTGCCGGAGGAGCTGAAAGCCGCGTCGCGCGAGGGGTTCGAGCAAACGCCGCTGACCGCGTTGCGTCAGGCGCCGCCGGACGAGTATCTGCTTGACGCCGGCGACACGCTGGGGGTGTACGTCGAGGGGATTCTGGGCGAGGCGGAAGCTCCCCCGCCGGTGAATTTGCCGGACGCGCCCGAGTTGCCGCCGTCGATTGGTTACCCGTTTCCGATCCGCTCCGACGGTACGATCTCGCTGCCCTACGTCGGCAGCATCAAGGTCGCGGGCATGCCGGTCGCCGACGCTGAGAAGCAGGTGGTCGATGCCTATCTCAAGAAAGAGATCCTCCGTCCGGACGATCAGCGCATCCTGGTGAGCCTGCTGCGGTCGCGCACGATTCGCGTGCTCGTGATGCGCGAGGATTCGCCGAACAATCAGGTTTCGCTCCAAAACCAGTCGCTGCTCGGTTTGGGCACCACGACGACGACCATCGGCGGCGGTCGTCGCTCTTCCGGCGAAGTCGTCGAGTTGCCGGCCTATCAGAACGACGTCCTGAGTGCGCTTGCGCGTACCGGGGGCCTGCCCGGGCTCGAATCGAACCAGGAAGTCGTGATCCAACGGGGATACTGGGCCCCGAGCCAGGGGGGCGACGCTGCCGCCGCCCTGCTCGCCGATTCGACCCGCGGCGGCGAACCGAGCCGCACGATTCGCATTCCGCTTCGCATCCGCCCGGGCGAGCCGCTGCCGTTTCGGCCCGAGGACGTCATCCTCAAGACCGGCGACATCGTCTCGGTCCGCGGCCGCGATCCCGAGTTCTACTACACCGGCGGTCTGCTCGTCTCCGGCGAGTATCCGCTTCCCAACAACTACGACCTGACGGTCGTCGAGGCGGTGCTCAAGGCGCGCGGGCCGTTGCTCAACGGCGGCATCAACACGAACAACTTGAACGGCGCCATCGTCGGCGCCGGCATCGGCAATCCCTCGCCGAATCTCATCACCGTGCTGCGACGGATGCCCGGGGGCGGACAGGCGATGATCCGCGTCGACATCGACGAGGCCCTCCGCGATCCGCGGCAGGACTTGCTGGTGCAGGCCGAGGACGTCCTCATCCTGCAGGAAACCCCCGATCAGGCGATCACCCGGTACATGACGCAGGTGTTCCAGTTCAACTTCTTCGGACGCCTGATCAATCGGTCCGACGCCCAAGGCTCGGTCTCCGCCTCGGCGCCGTAG